A genomic region of Mesotoga infera contains the following coding sequences:
- a CDS encoding SIS domain-containing protein yields the protein MELEEVARKAFEESIRVKRDFIERYEDVLLEVAREVTRRIGNGGTVYFMGNGGSAADAAHLAAELVGRFYLERRPIRAVSLPSNDSILTEIPNDFGYDQIFSRQLEAFLREEDVVIAISTSGNSKNILRALEVARKRLSLRIGMTGRTGGDMIDRCDYLFKVDSTDVPRIQETHITLGHVLCQLIEAMVAEKN from the coding sequence ATGGAGCTTGAAGAAGTGGCCCGAAAGGCCTTTGAAGAAAGCATACGGGTTAAGAGAGATTTCATTGAGCGTTATGAAGACGTTCTTCTAGAGGTTGCCCGTGAGGTTACGCGTAGAATCGGCAACGGCGGTACGGTCTATTTCATGGGAAATGGAGGAAGCGCTGCAGATGCCGCTCATCTGGCAGCGGAACTTGTGGGAAGATTCTATCTTGAGAGAAGACCGATAAGGGCGGTATCATTGCCCAGCAACGACTCGATTCTTACCGAAATCCCGAATGATTTCGGATATGATCAGATCTTTTCGAGACAGCTGGAAGCCTTTTTGAGAGAAGAGGATGTTGTGATAGCCATAAGCACAAGCGGAAACTCGAAGAATATCTTAAGGGCTCTCGAAGTGGCAAGGAAAAGGCTATCTTTGAGAATAGGTATGACCGGCAGGACTGGCGGCGACATGATCGATCGCTGTGACTATTTGTTCAAGGTTGATTCAACGGATGTGCCGAGAATACAGGAGACGCACATAACACTGGGACACGTGCTGTGCCAGCTAATAGAAGCGATGGTAGCTGAAAAAAATTGA
- a CDS encoding ROK family protein codes for MKMNEVKGKILGIDIGGTKTAVVLGDEDLNIIRRREFPTEPDRGFESFLERLSLEIDLLVERNVPARAGVSVGGPMDSNTGTLFNPPHLRWGVVNIIQPLEKRFNFSVTVQHDGRAGALAESILGAGRGFSNIIFLTLGTGLGAGIIIDGKVYNGSKGLAGEVGHMRVAEDGPSLFGKNGSWESYCGGTGISLYASYRFPERFRRGTSTEEIAGMALKGDPYAVTVLEESGTYFGKGLAVLLDILDPGRIILGNLAWRLPEVWLESAMKEAVGESLIGEEARERVVLSGLKEKIGDYAALIVASRRGGRG; via the coding sequence ATGAAGATGAATGAAGTAAAAGGCAAGATACTGGGAATAGATATTGGAGGCACAAAGACCGCGGTTGTTTTGGGCGATGAAGATCTGAATATCATCAGGAGAAGAGAGTTTCCTACCGAACCCGACAGAGGCTTTGAAAGCTTTTTAGAGAGACTTTCCTTAGAAATCGATCTTCTAGTGGAGAGGAATGTTCCGGCAAGAGCGGGAGTATCTGTTGGGGGTCCAATGGATTCAAATACGGGGACTCTTTTTAATCCTCCTCATCTCAGGTGGGGGGTGGTCAACATAATTCAGCCGCTTGAAAAGCGTTTTAATTTCTCCGTGACCGTCCAGCATGATGGAAGAGCGGGGGCCCTTGCAGAGAGTATTCTTGGAGCGGGCAGGGGTTTCTCAAACATTATCTTTCTGACGCTGGGAACCGGTCTTGGAGCAGGAATAATCATAGATGGCAAAGTGTACAATGGGTCGAAGGGATTAGCCGGAGAGGTAGGCCACATGAGAGTGGCCGAAGACGGACCCTCGCTCTTCGGCAAGAATGGTTCCTGGGAGTCATATTGCGGTGGAACCGGGATTTCACTGTATGCCAGTTATAGATTTCCGGAGAGATTCAGACGGGGAACGAGCACTGAGGAGATCGCAGGTATGGCCCTAAAGGGAGATCCTTACGCTGTCACAGTACTTGAGGAAAGCGGAACTTACTTCGGCAAAGGACTGGCTGTGCTGCTGGACATTCTAGATCCTGGCAGGATAATACTTGGAAATCTTGCGTGGCGTCTTCCCGAAGTATGGCTGGAGTCTGCCATGAAAGAGGCTGTCGGCGAGTCTTTGATCGGTGAGGAAGCGAGAGAAAGAGTTGTCCTCTCCGGGCTCAAAGAGAAGATCGGTGATTATGCGGCCTTGATTGTGGCCAGCCGAAGAGGAGGGAGAGGATAG
- a CDS encoding sugar ABC transporter permease yields the protein MRKSFWKFFIMMIPAFILLIVFTYTPIIRGGVMAFQRYNMFDLSKIGFIGLGNFEAIINDRNFDFFRIVVNTLVWVFFSLVFQFGLGFGLALLMRKPFKGRGVYSALVFYPWAVSGFAIGLIWAWMFNGQFGIVNDILVRLGIIGNPIGFLSNPKYAMMSVIIANVWYGIPYFAIMLLAALQSVPNELYEASRIDGANRFKQLFKITIPYIRPTIISTVLLRTMWIMNFPEIIYGMTGGGPANSTQILATHMINRIYQFYDYGQGAAIGFIIMSMLLLYAIVFLNISSRKEVTV from the coding sequence TTGAGAAAGAGCTTCTGGAAGTTTTTCATAATGATGATTCCAGCTTTCATCCTCCTGATTGTTTTCACATACACTCCCATAATTCGCGGCGGAGTTATGGCCTTTCAACGCTACAATATGTTCGACCTCTCTAAGATAGGGTTTATAGGACTTGGCAACTTCGAAGCAATAATAAACGATCGCAATTTCGATTTCTTCAGAATAGTTGTCAACACGCTGGTGTGGGTCTTCTTCTCTCTGGTATTCCAATTCGGGCTCGGCTTTGGTCTTGCCCTCCTGATGAGAAAGCCCTTCAAGGGAAGAGGGGTCTATTCGGCCCTAGTATTCTATCCTTGGGCCGTGTCGGGTTTTGCTATCGGCCTTATCTGGGCGTGGATGTTCAACGGTCAGTTCGGCATAGTAAATGACATTCTTGTGAGGCTGGGGATAATAGGCAATCCTATTGGCTTCCTTTCTAATCCGAAGTATGCGATGATGTCAGTGATAATCGCCAACGTCTGGTATGGGATACCCTACTTCGCCATCATGCTGCTTGCAGCTCTTCAATCGGTCCCTAATGAGCTTTACGAAGCTTCCAGAATCGATGGAGCAAACAGGTTCAAGCAATTGTTCAAAATAACCATACCTTACATAAGGCCGACCATTATCAGTACGGTCCTTCTAAGAACTATGTGGATCATGAATTTTCCGGAGATAATCTATGGTATGACCGGTGGAGGGCCGGCCAATTCGACGCAAATATTGGCGACTCACATGATTAACAGGATCTACCAGTTCTATGATTACGGCCAGGGCGCGGCGATTGGCTTCATAATAATGTCGATGCTGCTGCTGTATGCGATTGTGTTCCTGAACATCTCTTCCCGAAAGGAGGTTACCGTATGA
- a CDS encoding ROK family transcriptional regulator, with product MISKPSDLKGKNIGRVIQLLLAKPDTPRVELARQTELTKTTISSIVASLIDLGIAEELSGEKTGLVGKAPIPVRIRSDAATVIGVNLARGSTTGVAMSASGKLLASCVKSVSNKTRADATANLFDVVQRLINKSYRNETRVDAIGIGAPSPLDKKSGVIYSPFGLNDWRDFAIGEITEKRFGLPVFLVNDGDGAAFGMKCFGKCRGISSFISLYFDEGIGAGIILKDEIYSGSFGYSGEISYALLKSFCDEPMDNSSLSLDTIVSALNSELGENLESIDEFLRKGSALGRRMASVIGRVGDELGRIAALVSNIFGPEAVVVNGKLLDFGEIFFEVLKSSFESNLFSGDQVRLLEGNNDQFEAFSTGAASYAIFSYLMSKALTD from the coding sequence GTGATATCCAAGCCCAGCGACCTTAAGGGGAAAAACATAGGAAGAGTAATCCAGCTACTCCTCGCAAAGCCCGACACACCAAGGGTCGAGCTCGCGAGGCAGACAGAGCTAACAAAGACCACAATTTCCTCGATTGTTGCGTCGCTGATAGATCTCGGGATAGCTGAAGAGCTTTCGGGAGAGAAGACGGGTCTTGTCGGCAAGGCGCCGATTCCTGTAAGGATACGCAGTGATGCTGCAACGGTTATCGGAGTGAACCTCGCAAGAGGCAGTACGACAGGTGTGGCCATGTCAGCCAGCGGCAAGCTTCTCGCTTCATGTGTTAAGTCAGTCTCTAACAAGACCAGGGCCGATGCCACGGCCAATCTCTTCGATGTTGTTCAAAGACTGATCAATAAGTCTTACAGGAATGAAACTAGGGTAGATGCTATTGGAATTGGAGCTCCCTCCCCACTGGATAAGAAGAGTGGGGTAATCTACTCTCCATTTGGCCTTAATGACTGGCGGGATTTTGCGATAGGTGAGATTACTGAGAAGAGGTTTGGCCTTCCCGTCTTTCTCGTTAATGATGGTGATGGCGCGGCCTTTGGCATGAAATGTTTCGGAAAGTGCAGAGGCATCAGTTCCTTTATAAGTCTGTATTTCGACGAAGGAATTGGCGCCGGAATAATCCTGAAAGATGAGATTTACAGCGGGAGTTTCGGCTATTCTGGAGAGATCAGCTACGCTCTTCTTAAGAGCTTTTGTGATGAGCCGATGGATAACAGCAGCTTAAGTCTGGATACAATTGTATCAGCTCTGAACTCCGAGCTTGGAGAGAATCTCGAAAGTATCGATGAGTTTCTCCGCAAAGGATCTGCCTTAGGTCGAAGAATGGCCTCTGTAATCGGAAGAGTCGGCGATGAGCTGGGTCGCATTGCGGCGCTTGTTTCCAACATTTTCGGCCCGGAAGCCGTGGTAGTCAATGGAAAGCTTCTGGATTTCGGAGAGATCTTCTTCGAAGTTTTGAAAAGCTCTTTCGAATCCAACCTCTTTTCGGGAGATCAAGTTCGGCTTTTGGAGGGCAACAATGACCAATTTGAAGCATTCTCGACCGGAGCCGCGAGTTATGCGATATTCAGTTACTTGATGAGCAAGGCACTAACAGATTAG
- a CDS encoding sugar ABC transporter substrate-binding protein, with amino-acid sequence MKKRVFISLLLVMLIGVFSFGVVTLNFIEVLTSPARTQVIKEIIADFEAKNPDIKINLISPPYEQADQRATLMLNTNQALDIIEVRDYTVKQFVNNGKLENLESYLAGWEHNDTLTFVANQAARTVDDTAFIVPQFFFIKGLFVRTDVLEELGVNYIPKTMSELVELCIEITDPDKNQFGFGFRGKSWEFKFSDLIATSFLSDIDAANIYKTQSGDVYFDDPRALEGLKMYVRLFEGGVPADGINWGFNEQVNAFVSGITPFLIQDPDTVALVDEMLGREYYTVVPVPVGPSGKAYLDYGFSGLGIPSYSKHKEEAWEFIKYISSPEVNAYYSKSYGPLPIHSSTYENDPYFSSGVYTAWSYMMSHPEKYVFASYPLDSEKWPGWPEIHQQDMQSLLLGDTTIEAVAAKWAEYWAD; translated from the coding sequence ATGAAAAAGAGAGTTTTTATTTCGCTGCTATTGGTAATGTTGATCGGAGTCTTTTCATTCGGTGTAGTCACGCTCAATTTCATCGAGGTTCTTACTAGTCCTGCGAGGACACAGGTAATCAAGGAGATCATCGCAGATTTCGAGGCCAAGAACCCGGATATCAAGATAAATCTCATATCTCCGCCTTATGAGCAGGCCGATCAGAGGGCAACGCTCATGCTCAACACTAATCAGGCTCTTGACATCATCGAAGTCAGAGACTACACAGTGAAGCAGTTTGTGAACAACGGAAAGCTAGAGAACCTCGAGAGCTATCTCGCTGGCTGGGAGCACAATGACACTCTCACTTTCGTCGCGAACCAGGCCGCAAGAACCGTAGATGACACTGCATTCATCGTGCCGCAGTTCTTCTTCATCAAGGGACTCTTCGTGAGAACGGACGTCCTCGAAGAATTAGGTGTCAACTACATTCCAAAGACGATGAGCGAGTTAGTTGAACTCTGTATCGAGATCACAGATCCGGACAAGAATCAGTTCGGATTCGGATTCAGGGGAAAGTCCTGGGAGTTCAAATTCTCTGATCTGATCGCCACATCATTCTTGAGCGACATCGATGCAGCCAATATCTATAAGACTCAGTCCGGAGATGTCTACTTCGATGACCCGAGGGCGCTTGAGGGACTTAAGATGTATGTTAGACTCTTCGAAGGTGGAGTCCCCGCTGACGGAATCAACTGGGGATTCAACGAACAGGTCAATGCCTTTGTGTCGGGAATTACTCCGTTCCTTATTCAGGACCCGGATACGGTTGCCCTGGTGGATGAGATGCTTGGAAGAGAGTATTACACGGTGGTCCCGGTTCCAGTAGGTCCTTCGGGAAAAGCTTATCTGGACTATGGATTCAGTGGACTTGGAATCCCTTCATACTCGAAGCATAAGGAAGAGGCATGGGAATTCATTAAGTATATCTCTAGCCCCGAGGTTAACGCATACTACAGTAAGAGTTACGGCCCGCTTCCAATCCATTCTTCCACATATGAGAATGATCCGTACTTCAGTTCCGGCGTCTACACGGCATGGAGTTACATGATGAGTCATCCGGAAAAGTACGTCTTCGCGTCCTACCCACTTGACTCCGAAAAGTGGCCGGGTTGGCCCGAGATTCATCAGCAGGATATGCAGTCACTGCTCCTCGGCGACACAACGATCGAGGCCGTTGCCGCCAAATGGGCTGAGTACTGGGCAGACTGA
- a CDS encoding carbohydrate ABC transporter permease, whose amino-acid sequence MKALMKVIGKILKILALGLYLLAALLPLYWVVVTSFKGSREIYTFPLKYLPEKLSFESYAKLFGFANFGVYFRNSAILALASAFVAMLISMFSGYALSRIQAKKFRNGTLLAMYFTQMVPPFILMAPLFVMLANYGMTDRLSTLFILYVTMVIAFSTIMSKSFFDRIPVSLEEAAVIDGCNTLQAMFKVVFPLTRPGLAAIFSFAFVNIWNELFLASMFIFSDEKMTVPVALNSFISKAGISWDVLSAGLVLSLLPTMIVFAFAQRYIIAGLTEGAIKG is encoded by the coding sequence ATGAAGGCGCTCATGAAGGTTATTGGCAAGATATTGAAGATCCTCGCTCTTGGGTTGTATCTTTTGGCTGCGCTCTTGCCTCTTTACTGGGTAGTGGTGACATCCTTCAAGGGTTCTAGAGAGATCTACACCTTTCCGCTGAAGTATCTTCCTGAGAAGCTGTCGTTTGAGAGTTACGCCAAGCTATTTGGCTTCGCAAACTTTGGGGTGTACTTTCGAAACAGCGCAATATTGGCTCTTGCATCGGCCTTCGTGGCCATGCTTATATCTATGTTCAGCGGGTATGCTCTCTCTCGAATTCAGGCGAAAAAATTCAGGAACGGGACATTGCTTGCCATGTATTTTACGCAGATGGTGCCGCCGTTCATACTTATGGCCCCGCTGTTCGTAATGCTCGCGAATTACGGGATGACCGATAGACTTTCTACGTTGTTCATTCTATATGTGACTATGGTAATTGCGTTCAGCACTATCATGTCAAAGAGCTTCTTTGACAGGATCCCCGTTTCTCTGGAGGAGGCCGCAGTGATTGACGGCTGTAATACTTTGCAGGCAATGTTCAAAGTTGTATTTCCCCTTACGAGACCTGGACTGGCGGCGATTTTCAGTTTTGCCTTCGTGAATATCTGGAACGAGCTGTTTCTGGCGTCAATGTTCATCTTCTCGGACGAAAAGATGACGGTTCCCGTTGCGCTGAACTCCTTCATCTCAAAGGCAGGCATAAGCTGGGATGTCTTGAGCGCGGGACTTGTTCTCTCTCTATTACCGACGATGATAGTGTTCGCCTTTGCCCAGAGATACATAATTGCCGGGCTTACCGAAGGCGCAATAAAAGGATAA
- a CDS encoding PLP-dependent transferase, translating into MQKKHITEILHHLGEEDLPSGAVNPPLFQTSIFSFKDFDDFSTALSDETNHFLYTRGNNPTVNILEKKLAALEHAERAKLFASGVAAIVSSISAFVQSGDHIVTIKDCYSWTSTYVAKYLARFGVEHTFVEGSDANELEAALRPNTKIIYLESPTTFTFKLQDLTEVSSLGRSRGIKTIIDNTWATPIYQNPIDFGIDLVVHSASKYLGGNSDVVGGVVAGSNEDVKRIFEKEFLNTGAVPDPFAAWLILRGIRTLHIRMPVHFQNAMELSRRMQENEAVEYVLYPMLESSDQYSLAKKQMRGGSGLFSFKLKTRDIDRIKKFVNSLKFFRRAVSWGGYESLVSPYAVSHRDPGENVSLIRIHAGLEEIEVLSEDLESAIRSAL; encoded by the coding sequence ATGCAGAAAAAGCACATAACAGAGATTTTGCACCATCTTGGAGAAGAGGATTTACCTAGCGGAGCGGTCAATCCTCCATTATTCCAGACTTCGATTTTTTCGTTCAAGGACTTTGACGACTTTTCAACGGCCCTTTCGGATGAGACGAACCACTTTCTGTACACGAGGGGAAACAATCCTACTGTAAACATTCTTGAAAAGAAATTGGCTGCGCTTGAGCATGCGGAGAGAGCAAAGCTTTTCGCGTCGGGTGTCGCAGCGATAGTCTCCAGTATTTCGGCTTTTGTGCAGAGCGGCGATCATATAGTGACGATAAAGGATTGCTACAGCTGGACATCCACGTACGTGGCGAAGTATCTGGCAAGATTCGGTGTAGAACACACTTTTGTGGAAGGAAGCGATGCGAATGAACTTGAAGCGGCGCTCAGACCTAACACAAAGATCATATATCTCGAAAGCCCGACAACTTTCACTTTCAAACTTCAGGACCTTACTGAAGTGTCCTCGCTGGGAAGATCGAGGGGAATCAAGACGATAATCGACAATACATGGGCAACTCCGATTTATCAGAATCCGATTGATTTCGGTATTGATCTCGTAGTCCATTCGGCTTCAAAATACCTTGGGGGAAACAGCGATGTAGTAGGCGGTGTCGTTGCCGGTTCGAATGAAGATGTCAAGAGAATCTTCGAAAAGGAGTTTCTAAATACCGGGGCCGTCCCCGATCCCTTTGCCGCCTGGCTGATACTGAGGGGAATCAGGACTCTTCACATCCGTATGCCGGTTCATTTCCAGAATGCGATGGAGCTCAGCAGAAGAATGCAGGAAAATGAAGCCGTTGAATATGTCCTGTATCCAATGCTCGAATCTTCGGATCAGTACTCTCTTGCGAAAAAACAGATGAGGGGAGGTTCCGGCCTCTTTTCGTTCAAACTCAAAACAAGAGACATCGACAGGATAAAGAAGTTTGTGAACTCTCTCAAGTTCTTCAGGAGGGCAGTGAGCTGGGGCGGGTATGAGAGCCTTGTCTCTCCCTATGCGGTTTCTCACAGAGATCCCGGTGAGAATGTCTCCCTAATACGGATTCACGCAGGATTGGAGGAAATTGAAGTCCTTTCCGAGGATCTTGAGAGCGCAATTAGATCCGCTCTTTGA
- a CDS encoding alpha-mannosidase yields MYHSRYESCVRLKKELSELFPYTVRERERIDDWQFSGSRSETPPEEGWEEISAGYCWDEENFPVWFRSSLERGKLGDGERLFLRVVPGGESLVMVDGRSYGEINVYHQLLDVTRLADGRRHILDIQTVPKGLFGTHLPGPVFEAAELLVVDESVSGTYLDFMVAIDVLEATMDDLLAEKLLNIISACLSAIELPRSTDQYFKTAPDNPTLFGQQQYGSVNHLWHSPNFGKSSGNELPEVYKVTVISARDNLKDSIVKLTEEHGPTGSVQVAGQAHIDYAWLWPIDETKRKIRRTFANALRLMEKYPEFVYIQSSAQMYKDLKENDPDLYERVRDSIVRGSWEAIGGMWVESDCNIASAESLARQFLYGQRFFEEEFGVRSSVAWLPDVFGFSWILPQIMKEAGIKYFSTTKLKWNEKNRFPLDLFRWRGLDGSEIVCHFFDNPQGGYNGMINPEAILGTWDNFQNKQVHNKTVTTFGYGDGGGGPTDEMLEYYERLKNYPGMPSLEMAPLQKYYENLPKDVELPLWDDELYFELHRGTFTTQARTKKLHKEAEDALYRLEVFGALLVEREEYPIERVRRLWEMLLHNEFHDILPGSSINEAHHQAESELGKVIAEANEISGGFLSSGSDGNASFRTVINAGSFSREVVFSDEDDRCLRRSDGKKLASQRTHDGKSIYSFGEKISPFSAQVFEYINEKVDRHAPDDDTVMENAYLIVEVNADGSISAYDKILDRPLLSGPGNSLYVYKDIPVAWDGWDIDHDYAGSRRKLDASEVRTIESGPVRKVVQATYHYEGSSIIQRYVLNALSKRLDIETEIEWHTRRTLLKANFPINLLTREIKCDLSAGYSLRSTRVRNSFENARFEFPAHRWVEVSEPGFAVSILNDGKYGHACQNSDVSLTLLRSPIYPDFFADEGRHGFTYSLFSHDSTDALKAVTEAESLNKPLVLASGSLNLSEDCLRISAGNLKVLALKHSESTGYVLRLAEVEGRCGVASVRTSLPFDRCWISNILEDRVRELPVVDGRVQLEYRQFGLHTLIFE; encoded by the coding sequence GTGTATCATTCTAGATATGAGTCGTGCGTAAGGCTCAAAAAGGAACTGTCTGAGCTCTTTCCCTATACTGTGAGAGAAAGGGAAAGGATCGATGACTGGCAATTCAGCGGATCGCGCTCGGAAACTCCGCCTGAAGAAGGATGGGAAGAGATATCTGCCGGTTACTGCTGGGATGAAGAGAACTTTCCCGTCTGGTTCAGATCGAGTCTCGAGAGAGGAAAGCTCGGAGACGGTGAAAGACTCTTTTTGAGAGTCGTCCCGGGAGGCGAGAGTCTTGTAATGGTAGATGGTCGTTCTTATGGCGAGATAAACGTCTATCATCAACTTCTGGATGTCACGAGACTTGCAGACGGAAGGCGTCATATTCTGGATATTCAGACCGTCCCTAAGGGGCTCTTCGGAACCCATCTGCCCGGACCCGTCTTTGAAGCTGCGGAACTGCTCGTTGTAGATGAATCGGTTTCGGGGACCTATCTCGATTTCATGGTGGCAATAGATGTCCTTGAAGCGACAATGGATGACCTTCTAGCAGAGAAACTATTGAACATCATCAGCGCTTGCCTCTCGGCAATTGAACTGCCGAGATCGACGGATCAGTACTTCAAGACCGCTCCCGACAATCCCACCCTTTTTGGTCAGCAGCAATACGGAAGCGTCAATCATCTCTGGCACTCCCCAAATTTCGGGAAGTCGAGCGGCAACGAATTGCCCGAAGTGTACAAAGTTACGGTAATCAGCGCGCGCGACAATCTGAAAGATTCAATAGTGAAGCTTACAGAGGAGCACGGACCCACAGGCTCTGTTCAGGTTGCCGGGCAGGCGCATATTGATTATGCGTGGCTATGGCCGATCGACGAAACGAAAAGAAAGATCAGAAGAACCTTTGCCAATGCTCTGAGGCTTATGGAGAAATATCCCGAGTTCGTGTATATCCAGTCTTCGGCACAGATGTACAAGGATCTCAAAGAGAACGATCCAGACCTCTACGAGAGAGTCAGGGATAGTATTGTGCGGGGAAGCTGGGAAGCGATAGGCGGAATGTGGGTAGAAAGCGATTGCAACATTGCCAGCGCAGAATCACTCGCGAGGCAGTTCCTCTACGGCCAGCGGTTCTTTGAAGAGGAGTTTGGTGTCAGGTCGTCGGTCGCGTGGCTGCCCGATGTCTTCGGTTTCTCCTGGATACTTCCCCAGATCATGAAAGAGGCGGGAATAAAGTACTTCTCCACGACTAAACTGAAATGGAATGAGAAGAACCGCTTTCCCCTTGACCTCTTCCGATGGAGAGGTCTGGACGGAAGCGAGATTGTCTGTCATTTCTTCGATAACCCTCAAGGGGGCTACAACGGAATGATCAACCCCGAAGCGATTCTTGGAACATGGGATAACTTCCAGAACAAGCAGGTTCACAACAAGACCGTCACAACTTTTGGATACGGTGACGGCGGCGGGGGTCCGACCGACGAAATGCTTGAGTACTATGAACGGCTGAAGAACTATCCCGGCATGCCCAGTCTTGAAATGGCCCCGCTGCAGAAGTACTACGAGAATCTGCCGAAGGATGTCGAGCTGCCCCTCTGGGATGACGAACTCTACTTCGAACTGCACAGGGGTACTTTCACGACTCAGGCAAGAACAAAGAAGCTTCACAAAGAGGCCGAAGACGCACTGTACAGACTTGAGGTATTTGGAGCGCTACTTGTCGAGAGAGAAGAATATCCGATCGAGAGAGTTAGAAGGCTTTGGGAAATGCTCCTTCACAACGAATTTCACGACATCCTTCCCGGCTCATCGATAAACGAAGCGCATCATCAGGCCGAAAGTGAACTCGGCAAGGTGATCGCCGAGGCGAATGAGATCTCTGGAGGCTTCCTGAGTTCTGGGAGCGATGGAAATGCCTCTTTCAGAACCGTTATCAATGCAGGGTCCTTTTCCCGAGAAGTAGTCTTTTCCGATGAAGACGACAGATGTTTGCGCAGGTCCGACGGCAAGAAGCTTGCTTCCCAAAGAACACATGATGGGAAGTCCATATACAGTTTCGGCGAAAAGATCTCTCCATTCTCCGCTCAAGTCTTCGAATACATAAACGAGAAAGTCGATCGGCATGCGCCCGACGACGATACCGTAATGGAGAACGCTTACTTGATCGTTGAAGTGAATGCCGACGGAAGCATATCTGCTTACGACAAGATTCTTGACAGGCCGCTTCTTTCTGGACCGGGAAACTCTCTCTATGTATACAAAGACATTCCCGTTGCATGGGACGGCTGGGATATCGATCATGACTATGCCGGATCGAGAAGAAAGCTCGATGCTTCTGAAGTGAGAACGATAGAAAGCGGTCCGGTAAGAAAGGTTGTTCAGGCAACCTATCATTACGAGGGAAGCTCGATAATACAGAGATACGTTCTGAATGCCCTTTCAAAGAGACTGGATATTGAAACTGAAATCGAATGGCATACGAGAAGGACTTTGCTGAAGGCCAATTTTCCCATCAATCTTCTCACCCGGGAAATCAAGTGTGACCTTTCGGCCGGTTATTCGCTCAGAAGCACTAGGGTCAGAAACTCATTCGAAAATGCGCGATTCGAATTTCCGGCGCATCGATGGGTGGAGGTATCGGAACCGGGCTTCGCCGTCTCCATATTGAATGACGGAAAGTATGGCCATGCCTGCCAGAATTCAGACGTCTCATTGACGCTTCTCAGATCGCCTATCTATCCCGATTTCTTCGCAGATGAGGGAAGGCACGGTTTCACCTATTCCTTGTTTTCCCATGACTCCACAGACGCTCTTAAGGCAGTTACAGAAGCAGAAAGTCTAAATAAGCCTCTAGTTCTGGCATCAGGCAGTCTCAATTTGAGTGAAGATTGCCTTAGGATATCGGCCGGGAATCTAAAAGTTCTCGCCCTGAAGCATTCCGAGAGTACCGGTTATGTGCTCAGACTGGCCGAAGTTGAAGGCAGATGTGGAGTCGCCAGTGTCAGAACTTCCCTGCCCTTTGATCGCTGCTGGATTTCCAACATTCTTGAAGACAGAGTCCGCGAACTTCCTGTTGTAGATGGAAGGGTTCAGCTCGAGTACAGGCAGTTCGGCTTACATACTCTGATTTTTGAGTGA